Proteins co-encoded in one Raphanus sativus cultivar WK10039 unplaced genomic scaffold, ASM80110v3 Scaffold0465, whole genome shotgun sequence genomic window:
- the LOC108836031 gene encoding uncharacterized protein LOC108836031 isoform X2 — MRRSASASIVSDQLSAKAPSPSPSPPRIETDTDLDDVVLHLPRYDPNSYAGKKDKSRLRSAENAIHFIPLLLILCALILWLVSSPVAMNKQ; from the exons aTGCGTCGATCGGCGAGCGCCTCCATAGTCTCCGACCAACTATCGGCGAAAGCTCCTTCACCATCACCTTCTCCTCCGCGAATTGAAACCGACACAGACTTGGACGATGTGGTGCTTCACCTGCCTAGGTACGACCCAAACTCTTACGCAGGGAAGAAGGACAAATCAAGACTCAGATCCGCGGAGAACGCTATCCATTTCATCCCTCTCCTTCTCATCCTCTGCGCTCTAATACTTTGGTTGGTTTCGAGTCCAG TAGCTATGAACAAACAGTGA
- the LOC108836031 gene encoding uncharacterized protein LOC108836031 isoform X1 — MRRSASASIVSDQLSAKAPSPSPSPPRIETDTDLDDVVLHLPRYDPNSYAGKKDKSRLRSAENAIHFIPLLLILCALILWLVSSPVVAMNKQ; from the exons aTGCGTCGATCGGCGAGCGCCTCCATAGTCTCCGACCAACTATCGGCGAAAGCTCCTTCACCATCACCTTCTCCTCCGCGAATTGAAACCGACACAGACTTGGACGATGTGGTGCTTCACCTGCCTAGGTACGACCCAAACTCTTACGCAGGGAAGAAGGACAAATCAAGACTCAGATCCGCGGAGAACGCTATCCATTTCATCCCTCTCCTTCTCATCCTCTGCGCTCTAATACTTTGGTTGGTTTCGAGTCCAG TAGTAGCTATGAACAAACAGTGA
- the LOC108836030 gene encoding glucomannan 4-beta-mannosyltransferase 7 isoform X1 has protein sequence MSPLAIFHRLAHATYSSLLLSMSQVRSFEAYTTWEDIVTRIGLWWEQARAVVVVPVFKFLVALCLIMSVMLFVEMMYMGLVVAFIKLFKRKPEKVYKWVAMDEDDVECGGESFPMVLVQIPMYNEKEVCEQSIAAACKISWPSSRIIIQVLDDSTDPASKELVKKECERWSKEGVNITFEIRDNRKGYKAGALREGMKHSYVKQCDYVAIFDADFQPEPDFLFRTVPFLIHNPKLALVQGRWEFVNAGQCMMTRLQEMSLSYHFMVEQQVGSSTFAFFGFNGTAGVWRISALNESGGWNDQTTVEDMDLAVRATLRGWKLLYLDDLKVKSELPCSFNALRSQQHRWTCGPANLFRKMAGQIIRSENVSLWKKMYMLYSFFFMRKLVAHVLSFCFYCVILPATVLFPEVTVPKWAAFYLPSLITLLIALGRLRSIHLLAFWVLFENAMSLLRTKALVMGLFETGRVQEWVVTEKLGDGLKTKLIAQEPKEEHHVRFRDRVHLLELLVGVYLLFCGCYDIIYGKRTLFLYLLLQSAGFFVVGFGFVGKYVAAASS, from the exons ATGTCTCCTCTCGCAATCTTCCACCGTCTTGCTCACGCCACGTACTCCTCCCTTCTCCTCTCAAtg TCTCAAGTTCGAAGCTTTGAAGCGTATACTACATGGGAAGATATCGTTACCCGAATCGGCCTCTGGTGGGAGCAAGCGAGAGCTGTAGTGGTTGTGCCTGTCTTCAAGTTCCTGGTGGCTCTGTGTTTGATCATGTCTGTGATGCTCTTCGTTGAGATGATGTACATGGGACTTGTGGTAGCGTTTATCAAGCTGTTCAAGAGGAAGCCAGAGAAAGTTTACAAATGGGTAGCTATGGATGAGGATGATGTTGAGTGTGGCGGTGAAAGCTTCCCTATGGTTCTTGTGCAGATTCCCATGTACAATGAAAAAGAG GTTTGTGAGCAATCAATTGCAGCTGCTTGCAAAATCTCTTGGCCGTCGAGTCGTATAATAATTCAAGTGCTTGATGACTCCACTGATCCAGCTAGTAAG GAACTGGTGAAAAAGGAATGTGAGAGATGGTCTAAAGAAGGCGTGAACATAACGTTTGAGATAAGGGATAACAGGAAAGGATACAAAGCTGGTGCGCTGAGAGAAGGGATGAAGCATAGCTACGTGAAGCAGTGTGACTATGTTGCTATCTTTGACGCTGATTTCCAGCCTGAGCCTGACTTCCTCTTCCGTACCGTTCCTTTCCTGATTCATAATCCCAAGTTAGCACTTGTTCAAGGCCGTTGGGAGTTTG TGAATGCGGGTCAATGCATGATGACGAGATTGCAGGAGATGTCTCTGAGTTACCACTTCATGGTAGAGCAGCAAGTTGGATCCTCAACGTTTGCCTTCTTTGGGTTTAACG GAACCGCTGGTGTGTGGAGAATCTCAGCGCTGAATGAGTCAGGTGGATGGAATGACCAGACAACAGTAGAAGACATGGACTTAGCTGTAAGAGCCACACTCAGAGGCTGGAAGTTACTATATCTCGATGATCTCAAG GTGAAAAGTGAGTTACCATGTTCCTTCAACGCTCTCCGTAGCCAGCAGCATAGATGGACTTGTGGCCCTGCAAACCTATTCAGGAAAATGGCTGGACAAATAATAAGAAGCGAGAATGTCTCTCTGTGGAAGAAGATGTATATGCTGtacagcttcttcttcatgcGCAAGCTCGTGGCTCACGTCCTCTCCTTCTGCTTCTACTGTGTTATCTTGCCAGCTACTGTTCTGTTCCCTGAAGTCACAGTTCCGAAATGGGCTGCGTTTTATCTCCCTTCTTTGATCACTCTCCTCATCGCACTCGGTAGACTAAG ATCAATCCACCTTTTGGCGTTTTGGGTTCTGTTTGAGAACGCAATGTCACTGCTTAGAACAAAGGCACTGGTCATGGGCTTGTTTGAAACAGGAAGAGTACAAGAATGGGTTGTGACAGAGAAGTTAGGTGATGGTCTCAAGACGAAGCTGATTGCACAAGAACCTAAAGAAGAACATCACGTCAGATTCAGAGATAG GGTGCATCTGCTGGAGCTATTGGTTGGAGTGTACCTGTTGTTCTGCGGATGCTACGACATCATATACGGGAAGAGGACACTGTTTTTGTACCTTCTGTTGCAGTCAGCGGGCTTCTTCGTTGTTGGTTTTGGATTTGTGGGCAAATATGTTGCTGCTGCTTCATCGTAA
- the LOC108836030 gene encoding glucomannan 4-beta-mannosyltransferase 7 isoform X2, whose product MTPLIQLVRKQELVKKECERWSKEGVNITFEIRDNRKGYKAGALREGMKHSYVKQCDYVAIFDADFQPEPDFLFRTVPFLIHNPKLALVQGRWEFVNAGQCMMTRLQEMSLSYHFMVEQQVGSSTFAFFGFNGTAGVWRISALNESGGWNDQTTVEDMDLAVRATLRGWKLLYLDDLKVKSELPCSFNALRSQQHRWTCGPANLFRKMAGQIIRSENVSLWKKMYMLYSFFFMRKLVAHVLSFCFYCVILPATVLFPEVTVPKWAAFYLPSLITLLIALGRLRSIHLLAFWVLFENAMSLLRTKALVMGLFETGRVQEWVVTEKLGDGLKTKLIAQEPKEEHHVRFRDRVHLLELLVGVYLLFCGCYDIIYGKRTLFLYLLLQSAGFFVVGFGFVGKYVAAASS is encoded by the exons ATGACTCCACTGATCCAGCTAGTAAG GAAACAGGAACTGGTGAAAAAGGAATGTGAGAGATGGTCTAAAGAAGGCGTGAACATAACGTTTGAGATAAGGGATAACAGGAAAGGATACAAAGCTGGTGCGCTGAGAGAAGGGATGAAGCATAGCTACGTGAAGCAGTGTGACTATGTTGCTATCTTTGACGCTGATTTCCAGCCTGAGCCTGACTTCCTCTTCCGTACCGTTCCTTTCCTGATTCATAATCCCAAGTTAGCACTTGTTCAAGGCCGTTGGGAGTTTG TGAATGCGGGTCAATGCATGATGACGAGATTGCAGGAGATGTCTCTGAGTTACCACTTCATGGTAGAGCAGCAAGTTGGATCCTCAACGTTTGCCTTCTTTGGGTTTAACG GAACCGCTGGTGTGTGGAGAATCTCAGCGCTGAATGAGTCAGGTGGATGGAATGACCAGACAACAGTAGAAGACATGGACTTAGCTGTAAGAGCCACACTCAGAGGCTGGAAGTTACTATATCTCGATGATCTCAAG GTGAAAAGTGAGTTACCATGTTCCTTCAACGCTCTCCGTAGCCAGCAGCATAGATGGACTTGTGGCCCTGCAAACCTATTCAGGAAAATGGCTGGACAAATAATAAGAAGCGAGAATGTCTCTCTGTGGAAGAAGATGTATATGCTGtacagcttcttcttcatgcGCAAGCTCGTGGCTCACGTCCTCTCCTTCTGCTTCTACTGTGTTATCTTGCCAGCTACTGTTCTGTTCCCTGAAGTCACAGTTCCGAAATGGGCTGCGTTTTATCTCCCTTCTTTGATCACTCTCCTCATCGCACTCGGTAGACTAAG ATCAATCCACCTTTTGGCGTTTTGGGTTCTGTTTGAGAACGCAATGTCACTGCTTAGAACAAAGGCACTGGTCATGGGCTTGTTTGAAACAGGAAGAGTACAAGAATGGGTTGTGACAGAGAAGTTAGGTGATGGTCTCAAGACGAAGCTGATTGCACAAGAACCTAAAGAAGAACATCACGTCAGATTCAGAGATAG GGTGCATCTGCTGGAGCTATTGGTTGGAGTGTACCTGTTGTTCTGCGGATGCTACGACATCATATACGGGAAGAGGACACTGTTTTTGTACCTTCTGTTGCAGTCAGCGGGCTTCTTCGTTGTTGGTTTTGGATTTGTGGGCAAATATGTTGCTGCTGCTTCATCGTAA
- the LOC108836030 gene encoding glucomannan 4-beta-mannosyltransferase 7 isoform X3: protein MTPLIQLELVKKECERWSKEGVNITFEIRDNRKGYKAGALREGMKHSYVKQCDYVAIFDADFQPEPDFLFRTVPFLIHNPKLALVQGRWEFVNAGQCMMTRLQEMSLSYHFMVEQQVGSSTFAFFGFNGTAGVWRISALNESGGWNDQTTVEDMDLAVRATLRGWKLLYLDDLKVKSELPCSFNALRSQQHRWTCGPANLFRKMAGQIIRSENVSLWKKMYMLYSFFFMRKLVAHVLSFCFYCVILPATVLFPEVTVPKWAAFYLPSLITLLIALGRLRSIHLLAFWVLFENAMSLLRTKALVMGLFETGRVQEWVVTEKLGDGLKTKLIAQEPKEEHHVRFRDRVHLLELLVGVYLLFCGCYDIIYGKRTLFLYLLLQSAGFFVVGFGFVGKYVAAASS, encoded by the exons ATGACTCCACTGATCCAGCTA GAACTGGTGAAAAAGGAATGTGAGAGATGGTCTAAAGAAGGCGTGAACATAACGTTTGAGATAAGGGATAACAGGAAAGGATACAAAGCTGGTGCGCTGAGAGAAGGGATGAAGCATAGCTACGTGAAGCAGTGTGACTATGTTGCTATCTTTGACGCTGATTTCCAGCCTGAGCCTGACTTCCTCTTCCGTACCGTTCCTTTCCTGATTCATAATCCCAAGTTAGCACTTGTTCAAGGCCGTTGGGAGTTTG TGAATGCGGGTCAATGCATGATGACGAGATTGCAGGAGATGTCTCTGAGTTACCACTTCATGGTAGAGCAGCAAGTTGGATCCTCAACGTTTGCCTTCTTTGGGTTTAACG GAACCGCTGGTGTGTGGAGAATCTCAGCGCTGAATGAGTCAGGTGGATGGAATGACCAGACAACAGTAGAAGACATGGACTTAGCTGTAAGAGCCACACTCAGAGGCTGGAAGTTACTATATCTCGATGATCTCAAG GTGAAAAGTGAGTTACCATGTTCCTTCAACGCTCTCCGTAGCCAGCAGCATAGATGGACTTGTGGCCCTGCAAACCTATTCAGGAAAATGGCTGGACAAATAATAAGAAGCGAGAATGTCTCTCTGTGGAAGAAGATGTATATGCTGtacagcttcttcttcatgcGCAAGCTCGTGGCTCACGTCCTCTCCTTCTGCTTCTACTGTGTTATCTTGCCAGCTACTGTTCTGTTCCCTGAAGTCACAGTTCCGAAATGGGCTGCGTTTTATCTCCCTTCTTTGATCACTCTCCTCATCGCACTCGGTAGACTAAG ATCAATCCACCTTTTGGCGTTTTGGGTTCTGTTTGAGAACGCAATGTCACTGCTTAGAACAAAGGCACTGGTCATGGGCTTGTTTGAAACAGGAAGAGTACAAGAATGGGTTGTGACAGAGAAGTTAGGTGATGGTCTCAAGACGAAGCTGATTGCACAAGAACCTAAAGAAGAACATCACGTCAGATTCAGAGATAG GGTGCATCTGCTGGAGCTATTGGTTGGAGTGTACCTGTTGTTCTGCGGATGCTACGACATCATATACGGGAAGAGGACACTGTTTTTGTACCTTCTGTTGCAGTCAGCGGGCTTCTTCGTTGTTGGTTTTGGATTTGTGGGCAAATATGTTGCTGCTGCTTCATCGTAA